Proteins encoded together in one Formosa sp. Hel3_A1_48 window:
- the atpD gene encoding F0F1 ATP synthase subunit beta: MSKVTGKVSQIVGPVIDVEFGSGTDLPKIYDSLEINRPDGSTLVLEVQSHIGENSVRTIAMDSSDGLSRGTEVNATGAPIQVPIGDDVYGRLFNVIGDAIDGLGNLPKAGKDGLPIHREAPKFEDLSTSTEVLFTGIKVIDLIEPYAKGGKIGLFGGAGVGKTVLIQELINNIAKGHGGLSVFAGVGERTREGNDLLREMLESGIIKYGDDFMHSMEDGGWDLKKVDKAAMKESKATFVFGQMNEPPGARARVALSGLTIAEYFRDGAGDGQGKDVLFFVDNIFRFTQAGSEVSALLGRMPSAVGYQPTLATEMGAMQERITSTKKGSITSVQAVYVPADDLTDPAPATTFAHLDATTVLSRKIAELGIYPAVDPLDSTSRILTADILGGEHYDCAQRVKELLQRYKELQDIIAILGMEELSEEDKLAVGRARRVQRFLSQPFHVAEQFTGIPGVLVDIKETIKGFTMIMDGELDHLPEAAFNLKGTIEEAIEAGEKMLAEA; this comes from the coding sequence ATGTCAAAAGTTACAGGTAAAGTTTCTCAAATTGTTGGCCCAGTTATCGATGTAGAATTTGGTTCTGGAACAGACCTTCCAAAAATATATGATTCTCTAGAAATCAATCGTCCAGATGGCTCAACACTCGTCTTAGAAGTGCAATCACATATTGGCGAAAATTCAGTCCGTACAATTGCCATGGACTCATCCGATGGATTAAGCCGTGGTACAGAAGTAAATGCCACTGGAGCACCTATTCAAGTGCCTATTGGCGATGATGTATACGGGCGTTTATTCAATGTCATTGGTGATGCTATTGATGGCCTAGGTAACTTGCCAAAAGCTGGAAAAGACGGACTTCCAATACACAGAGAAGCACCAAAATTTGAAGACCTTTCTACTTCAACTGAAGTTCTTTTTACAGGAATAAAAGTTATTGACCTCATTGAGCCTTACGCCAAAGGAGGAAAAATTGGACTATTTGGTGGTGCAGGTGTAGGGAAAACCGTATTGATTCAAGAGCTAATTAACAACATTGCCAAAGGACACGGAGGACTATCAGTATTTGCCGGAGTTGGAGAGCGTACGCGTGAGGGAAATGATTTGCTTCGCGAAATGTTAGAATCAGGTATTATAAAGTACGGTGATGACTTTATGCATTCTATGGAAGACGGTGGATGGGACTTGAAAAAAGTTGACAAAGCTGCCATGAAGGAATCCAAAGCAACTTTTGTTTTTGGTCAAATGAACGAACCCCCTGGAGCACGTGCACGTGTTGCGCTATCGGGACTTACTATTGCCGAATATTTCCGTGACGGTGCAGGCGATGGTCAAGGAAAAGATGTTTTGTTCTTTGTTGACAATATTTTCCGATTTACGCAAGCAGGTTCTGAGGTGTCAGCCCTACTAGGGCGTATGCCTTCAGCGGTAGGATATCAGCCAACACTAGCTACAGAAATGGGTGCAATGCAAGAGCGCATTACCTCAACGAAAAAAGGCTCTATTACTTCAGTACAAGCAGTATATGTTCCTGCGGATGACCTTACAGATCCAGCGCCAGCAACTACATTCGCGCACTTGGATGCAACAACAGTATTGTCTCGAAAAATTGCCGAGCTCGGTATCTATCCTGCGGTAGATCCTCTAGATTCAACCTCTAGAATTTTGACGGCAGACATTCTTGGCGGTGAGCACTACGATTGTGCGCAACGTGTAAAAGAGTTGTTACAACGCTATAAAGAATTACAAGATATTATTGCCATCTTAGGAATGGAAGAACTTTCGGAAGAAGATAAGTTGGCCGTAGGGCGTGCTCGTCGTGTACAACGTTTCCTATCTCAACCATTCCATGTTGCTGAGCAATTTACAGGAATTCCAGGTGTACTTGTAGACATTAAAGAAACCATCAAAGGATTTACTATGATTATGGATGGTGAATTGGACCACTTGCCAGAAGCAGCTTTCAACCTTAAAGGGACTATTGAAGAAGCGATTGAAGCAGGTGAAAAAATGTTGGCTGAGGCTTAA